In a genomic window of Spirosoma agri:
- a CDS encoding FG-GAP repeat domain-containing protein — translation MPCLRLAVVFSAFVFFVSCRSSTSTETTNSPTLPVATQLTGKQLSQSYCSSCHQFPEPALLDKTTWQKGVLPQMALRMGQSGNAMAEYMRISNMDEMTQLMEAKVFPEAPMLHPTDWQKIVDYYTSEAPTKLPPQSPHTSVTVGLPLFRIQQSNHAVDAFVTMLRYDSLAHRIWVGDGRNNVYALDHKLNRIDSLQLDSPATDLVPKPNGRFDLLMVGVLNPNDRKAGTWTQRTRQEKTAPALLTGLQRPVQAVPIDLNRDGREDVLICQFGNHLGKLTWHERLSSGYKEHVLDSLPGARRVIVQDINKDQWPDVVALLTQGNEQVAVYYNQHNGQFRKETVLRFPPVYGSSFIELMDIDHDGDPDLVYANGDNADYSIVLKPYHGIRIFLNDGHFRFRQAWFYPMHGATQTIIRDFDQDGDEDIAAIAHFPDFSHRPNESFIYFENQGTLRFLPRTFPNAERGRWLTLDAGDVDQDGDDDILLGSFFRPTGPEHVDVMSSWRKPGTGVLLLKNTLKTK, via the coding sequence ATGCCTTGTCTGCGGTTGGCGGTTGTTTTTAGCGCGTTCGTTTTCTTTGTCTCCTGCCGTTCTTCCACGTCAACCGAAACGACCAATTCCCCTACCCTTCCGGTTGCGACTCAGCTCACAGGCAAACAACTTAGCCAGAGTTATTGCAGCAGTTGCCACCAGTTTCCGGAACCGGCCCTACTCGATAAGACGACCTGGCAGAAAGGCGTTTTACCGCAGATGGCTTTACGCATGGGTCAGTCGGGCAACGCAATGGCCGAGTACATGCGCATCAGCAATATGGACGAAATGACGCAGCTTATGGAAGCGAAGGTCTTTCCCGAAGCGCCGATGCTGCATCCCACCGACTGGCAGAAAATCGTGGATTATTACACGTCCGAAGCGCCGACAAAATTACCCCCGCAATCTCCGCACACTTCCGTAACAGTTGGCTTACCGCTGTTCCGCATCCAGCAATCAAACCACGCCGTCGACGCCTTTGTGACGATGCTTCGGTATGATTCACTGGCGCATAGAATCTGGGTTGGCGATGGGCGAAACAATGTGTACGCGCTCGATCACAAACTAAATCGAATTGACTCCCTGCAACTGGATAGTCCGGCAACTGATCTAGTTCCAAAGCCCAATGGTCGCTTTGACCTGCTGATGGTAGGTGTTCTGAACCCCAACGATCGAAAAGCAGGCACCTGGACCCAACGAACCCGACAGGAAAAAACGGCCCCGGCCCTGCTAACCGGTCTACAGCGTCCCGTTCAGGCGGTCCCGATAGACCTGAATCGCGACGGGCGGGAGGATGTACTTATCTGTCAGTTTGGCAATCATCTGGGCAAACTAACCTGGCACGAACGGTTGTCATCGGGCTACAAAGAGCATGTTCTCGATAGCCTTCCCGGTGCCAGACGCGTGATCGTTCAGGACATCAACAAAGATCAGTGGCCCGATGTGGTCGCGTTATTAACACAGGGCAATGAGCAGGTGGCCGTCTATTACAACCAGCATAACGGTCAATTCAGAAAAGAAACCGTGCTGCGCTTCCCACCGGTATATGGGTCCAGTTTTATCGAACTAATGGACATTGATCACGATGGCGACCCCGATCTGGTTTATGCGAATGGCGACAATGCCGACTACTCCATTGTCCTGAAGCCGTATCATGGCATCCGTATCTTCCTGAATGACGGGCATTTTCGTTTTCGACAAGCGTGGTTTTATCCGATGCATGGAGCTACGCAAACGATCATTCGCGATTTCGATCAGGATGGTGACGAGGATATAGCGGCTATTGCTCACTTCCCCGATTTTTCGCACCGCCCCAACGAAAGTTTCATCTATTTCGAGAATCAGGGTACGCTGCGTTTCCTGCCCCGAACCTTCCCCAATGCCGAACGGGGGCGCTGGCTGACTCTAGACGCGGGTGATGTCGATCAGGATGGTGACGATGATATTCTGCTAGGCTCGTTCTTCAGACCAACCGGCCCCGAACATGTCGACGTAATGAGCAGCTGGCGCAAACCCGGTACGGGCGTTCTTCTGTTGAAAAACACGCTAAAAACTAAATAA
- a CDS encoding glycoside hydrolase family 18 protein codes for MKINLFFNAFFITLALITGSILTTYAQSASRAKPYVIIGYISGDGWTKSQIDAQKLTHINYAFAVPAANGELAPLKAKDVENLAKLNALKADNKNLKILISIGGWGGCKYFSDAALTEASRRKFAASAVDLLKKNKLDGVDIDWEYPDQPGDNNIFRPADKQNYTLLFKALREQLDKQGRQDKRAGANHYLLTTATGVDTAFVNHTELGKAQKYLDYVNIMTYDIYHGNDKVTGHHSNLYQSKKGNQSRNSSADGVDGHIKAGVPANKIVLGIPFYGRGWADVNPQDNGLYQPATGKHSFISYDELADKYISKNGFTRYWDADAQAPYLWNPTSRMFISYADEESFDHKVEYVKSKHLAGVMFWEYIYDLRQQKLLNKLVSGLEK; via the coding sequence ATGAAAATCAACCTTTTTTTTAATGCGTTTTTCATCACGCTCGCCCTTATCACCGGGTCTATTCTCACAACATACGCTCAGTCAGCGTCACGGGCGAAACCCTACGTTATCATCGGTTATATCAGCGGAGACGGCTGGACGAAAAGCCAGATCGACGCCCAAAAACTGACGCACATTAACTACGCGTTTGCCGTTCCGGCCGCCAATGGTGAGCTAGCCCCGCTGAAGGCAAAGGATGTGGAAAACCTGGCCAAGCTTAATGCGCTCAAGGCCGATAATAAAAACTTAAAAATTCTGATCTCAATTGGTGGGTGGGGCGGCTGCAAATACTTTTCAGATGCCGCACTGACCGAAGCGTCGCGACGGAAGTTTGCCGCCAGTGCTGTCGATCTGCTCAAAAAGAATAAACTCGATGGGGTCGATATCGACTGGGAATACCCCGATCAGCCGGGCGACAACAACATTTTCCGGCCAGCTGACAAACAGAACTACACCCTTCTGTTCAAGGCGCTACGTGAGCAACTGGACAAACAGGGACGTCAGGACAAACGCGCCGGAGCCAATCACTATCTGCTCACTACGGCAACGGGTGTCGATACGGCGTTTGTCAATCACACCGAACTGGGCAAGGCGCAGAAGTACCTCGACTACGTCAACATCATGACTTACGATATTTACCACGGCAACGACAAAGTGACCGGTCATCATAGTAACCTGTACCAGTCGAAAAAAGGAAACCAGTCGCGCAACAGTTCAGCCGATGGCGTTGATGGCCACATTAAAGCGGGTGTTCCGGCCAATAAGATCGTGTTGGGCATCCCCTTCTACGGGCGCGGCTGGGCCGACGTTAACCCGCAGGATAACGGCTTGTATCAGCCCGCCACGGGGAAGCACTCCTTTATCAGTTATGACGAGCTGGCGGATAAATACATCAGCAAAAACGGCTTTACACGGTATTGGGATGCCGACGCGCAGGCTCCTTATCTGTGGAACCCAACCTCGCGCATGTTTATTTCCTACGCCGATGAAGAATCGTTTGATCACAAGGTCGAGTACGTCAAATCCAAGCACCTCGCCGGAGTAATGTTCTGGGAATACATCTACGATTTGCGGCAACAGAAGTTATTGAACAAACTCGTTAGCGGGCTGGAAAAATAA
- a CDS encoding SusC/RagA family TonB-linked outer membrane protein, with protein MAADRDVTGSVLDEKGNGLAGATVTIKGTTKGTNTDSNGGFRLSVPEGNTVLVFSYIGYTKQEITVGNQTVFNVKLLPGDASLDEVVVTALGIKKDTRAIGYAVTTIDGSSLNVARETNVINSLQGRVAGLNIAPASGGPGTASRINLRGVSNFTGGSPLFVINGIPMDNTSRGNSGEWGGTTNGDGISNINPDDIETMTVLKGASAAALYGTRAANGVIQITTKSGSKNSALSVEYNLNQQFDKIINFTDYQYEYGQGTQNKRPTDVTSARNSGIYSWGEKMDGAQFTQIDGKQYAYSPVKDNMEKFYRTASTLTNTVAVSGGSEMTSFRMSLSSMNAQSVLRNSGLKRKTISLNVNQKITSKLDASVMANYIDQQDENRAQLMDGPLNANYGIKLMATSFNQEALKPGYNTTTGDETVWSDDSYKSNPWFVVNQYKNNYDRKRLISAITSKYQFADWIYLQGRIGYDFINDGLFNTTPYGTAYSRLGSLTQRKTQTSELNVDALLGINRNITTDLNVSVALGANLRKNKSDYIQIAGNQLSIPYLYTISNTLSRSQEYGYNERQVQSGYYTADFNFKNYLILSTTGRYDVYSTLPAANRGIFAPSVSGSFVFSELWKPSILNFGKLRASYAQTSGEAYDAYLTSQYYVLGNTYNGFPQGGFSNNGDATTMPNINLRPFRLKEFEVGFETKFLNNRLGLDVAYFHRQTTDEIVSAPLTIASGFTSAVLNLGSTRNAGLEVLLTGTPVVSSGFKWDVSFNLTSVKNTIVSITGAEGPETLLLGSYRPNNGRVAHVKGLAASQIMAYDYQYNSAGRIIVGSDGVPLRGELKPMGSALPNLYGGLNNSFNYKDFSFSFLFDYKFGGKVLSATNHYSIVDGLNKMTLVGRETGVVADGVLATGETNSKNVPAYTYYPSLVNNVSALNVFSSDFIKLRQVTLGYHLPARWFSNSRFPFEAVSLSLVGRNLATLLKHTDNFDPEAGISTDIRYAGIEGLQLPSTRTFGFTLNARFKK; from the coding sequence ATGGCAGCGGACAGGGACGTTACGGGTAGCGTCCTCGATGAAAAAGGGAATGGTCTGGCTGGCGCAACGGTCACCATCAAGGGAACGACGAAAGGGACAAATACGGATTCGAATGGTGGCTTCCGGCTATCGGTACCCGAGGGTAATACGGTACTGGTGTTTTCGTACATCGGCTACACAAAACAGGAAATTACTGTTGGCAACCAGACCGTCTTTAACGTAAAACTGCTTCCGGGCGATGCTTCTCTGGATGAAGTGGTCGTTACGGCGCTTGGTATCAAGAAAGATACACGGGCCATTGGCTACGCGGTGACAACGATCGATGGTTCGTCGTTGAACGTAGCGCGCGAAACCAACGTCATCAACTCGTTGCAGGGTCGTGTTGCCGGTCTGAACATTGCGCCTGCCAGTGGTGGCCCAGGTACTGCTTCCCGCATCAACCTGCGTGGCGTCAGTAACTTCACCGGTGGTAGCCCCTTATTTGTCATCAACGGTATTCCGATGGACAACACCTCGCGCGGTAATTCGGGTGAGTGGGGTGGTACAACCAATGGCGATGGTATTTCGAACATCAACCCGGACGACATCGAAACGATGACTGTCTTGAAAGGCGCTTCGGCGGCTGCTCTGTACGGTACACGGGCTGCTAATGGGGTCATTCAGATTACGACCAAGAGTGGCAGCAAAAACTCGGCTCTATCGGTTGAATACAACCTGAACCAGCAGTTCGATAAAATTATCAACTTCACCGATTACCAATACGAATACGGTCAGGGAACGCAGAACAAACGCCCAACTGACGTCACCAGTGCCCGCAACTCGGGTATTTACAGCTGGGGCGAAAAGATGGACGGGGCGCAGTTCACCCAAATCGACGGGAAGCAATATGCGTACTCGCCGGTGAAGGACAACATGGAGAAATTCTACCGGACCGCGTCGACGTTGACGAATACCGTTGCCGTATCGGGTGGAAGTGAGATGACCAGCTTCCGGATGTCACTGTCGTCGATGAACGCACAGTCGGTGTTGCGCAACAGCGGACTGAAACGGAAAACGATCAGTCTGAACGTCAATCAGAAAATCACCAGCAAACTCGATGCGAGCGTGATGGCCAATTACATCGACCAGCAGGACGAGAACCGGGCGCAGCTGATGGATGGACCGCTCAATGCCAACTACGGCATCAAACTGATGGCTACCTCGTTCAACCAGGAAGCCCTGAAACCAGGCTACAACACAACGACCGGCGATGAGACGGTATGGAGTGATGATTCGTACAAATCGAACCCTTGGTTTGTGGTCAATCAGTACAAGAACAACTACGATCGGAAACGGCTGATTTCGGCCATTACGAGTAAATACCAGTTTGCGGATTGGATTTACCTGCAAGGCCGGATTGGATATGACTTCATCAACGACGGTCTGTTCAACACAACGCCTTATGGTACAGCGTATTCGCGCTTAGGTAGCTTAACCCAGCGCAAAACGCAAACCAGCGAATTGAACGTAGATGCCTTGCTGGGTATCAACCGCAATATCACGACCGATCTGAACGTCAGTGTCGCACTGGGGGCTAACCTGCGGAAAAATAAGTCTGATTACATTCAGATTGCTGGCAATCAGCTGAGCATTCCGTATCTGTACACGATCTCCAATACGTTGTCGCGAAGCCAGGAATATGGTTACAACGAGCGCCAGGTGCAGTCGGGTTACTATACCGCTGACTTCAATTTCAAAAACTACCTGATCTTGTCGACAACGGGTCGGTACGATGTGTACTCAACACTGCCAGCCGCCAACCGGGGTATTTTCGCGCCTTCGGTATCCGGTAGCTTCGTGTTCTCGGAACTGTGGAAACCGTCAATCCTGAACTTCGGCAAACTGCGCGCTTCGTACGCCCAAACGAGCGGTGAAGCGTACGACGCTTACCTGACGAGCCAATATTATGTGCTGGGTAATACCTACAACGGTTTCCCACAAGGTGGTTTTTCCAATAATGGCGATGCGACGACCATGCCAAACATCAATCTGCGGCCGTTCCGTCTGAAAGAGTTTGAAGTTGGTTTCGAGACAAAATTCCTGAACAACCGTCTGGGACTTGACGTGGCTTATTTCCACCGGCAGACAACCGACGAAATCGTAAGTGCTCCGTTGACCATTGCGTCGGGCTTTACGTCGGCCGTATTGAACCTGGGTTCAACGCGCAATGCCGGTCTGGAAGTATTGCTGACGGGTACACCGGTTGTTAGCTCGGGCTTCAAATGGGATGTGTCGTTCAACCTGACCAGCGTTAAAAACACGATCGTAAGCATCACAGGGGCTGAAGGTCCTGAAACCTTACTGTTGGGTAGCTACCGGCCAAACAACGGTCGGGTTGCGCACGTGAAAGGATTGGCGGCTTCGCAGATCATGGCTTACGATTACCAGTACAATAGCGCCGGTAGAATTATCGTTGGTTCAGATGGTGTTCCACTACGGGGCGAACTGAAACCGATGGGATCGGCACTACCTAACTTGTACGGTGGTTTGAATAACAGCTTCAATTACAAAGATTTCTCGTTCTCGTTCCTGTTCGATTATAAGTTCGGTGGCAAAGTGCTGTCGGCTACCAACCACTACTCGATCGTTGACGGTCTGAACAAAATGACGCTGGTCGGTCGTGAGACGGGTGTTGTGGCCGATGGTGTGTTAGCGACGGGCGAAACCAACTCGAAAAATGTGCCTGCATACACGTACTATCCATCACTGGTGAACAACGTATCGGCACTGAACGTATTTAGCTCAGACTTCATCAAGCTTCGTCAGGTTACGCTTGGTTATCACCTGCCCGCTCGCTGGTTCAGCAACAGCCGGTTCCCCTTCGAAGCGGTGTCGCTCTCGCTGGTTGGCCGTAACCTCGCTACCCTGCTGAAACACACAGACAATTTCGATCCAGAAGCCGGTATCTCGACCGATATCCGGTATGCCGGTATCGAAGGTCTGCAATTGCCCTCGACCAGAACGTTCGGTTTTACACTAAACGCCCGATTCAAGAAATAA
- a CDS encoding SusD/RagB family nutrient-binding outer membrane lipoprotein → MKINYKAICIASMALWLTTSCTGDFDQINTDPTKASEAVWDPNYFLPQAQNRYINVGYDAMLYQSTAMQVLASTVGYYGNGDKYVNTSGSTGYQGAIFNRTYETGADLAEMIRLTAGKDQYVNLYNIGRIMQALNFQRGTDVYGDIPYSQAFSAKTGITTPKYDTQQSIYMSLLTELEQATAALDASKAKPTGDLFYGGDITKWKKFGYSVMLRIAMRMTKVDPTTAKTWAEKAAAGGVFTSIDDNAKEIADANNATSAIYNVYQVSDDFRELRWSKTFIDMLKTTSDPRLSAIAEVPQAGAANNASQTLVGNNAASVQVGLPNGFDLNGGATDIRQQAGYPGATGSGTDIAPLGNYSRPRISVYLKRAGTLMVLTYPETELLLAEAKVRGWNVSGTAADHYKNALIGAMTSLSQLDATATIATETATAFATAHPLDVSSTDASLKAINTEYWKTTGSMFNFIETWNNWRRSGYPTLTPVNYPGNVTNATIPRRMIYLSTENVTNAANYASAVTTLTGGDLLTSRVWWDK, encoded by the coding sequence ATGAAAATTAACTATAAAGCGATCTGTATTGCTTCGATGGCCCTTTGGCTGACAACGAGCTGTACGGGGGATTTTGACCAGATCAACACGGACCCTACCAAAGCCAGTGAAGCGGTATGGGACCCTAATTACTTCCTGCCACAGGCGCAGAACCGGTACATCAACGTTGGCTACGATGCCATGCTGTATCAGAGTACGGCTATGCAGGTTCTGGCCTCCACAGTAGGCTATTATGGGAACGGTGATAAATACGTAAATACATCGGGGTCAACGGGTTATCAGGGTGCCATCTTCAACCGGACGTACGAAACGGGGGCTGATTTAGCCGAGATGATTCGCCTGACCGCTGGCAAAGACCAGTACGTAAACCTGTACAACATTGGCCGGATCATGCAGGCGCTGAATTTCCAGCGCGGTACCGATGTATACGGTGATATTCCGTACTCACAGGCTTTCAGTGCCAAGACGGGAATCACAACGCCTAAGTATGACACCCAGCAGTCGATCTATATGTCGCTGCTAACCGAACTGGAACAGGCTACTGCCGCTTTGGACGCGTCGAAAGCGAAGCCAACGGGTGATCTGTTTTACGGTGGTGACATTACCAAATGGAAAAAGTTTGGGTATTCCGTCATGCTGCGTATTGCCATGCGAATGACCAAAGTAGATCCGACAACGGCTAAAACCTGGGCCGAAAAAGCGGCTGCGGGTGGTGTATTTACGTCGATCGATGATAACGCAAAGGAAATTGCCGATGCGAATAATGCGACGTCTGCCATCTACAACGTCTATCAGGTATCGGACGATTTCCGGGAGCTACGCTGGTCGAAAACGTTCATCGATATGCTGAAAACAACCAGCGATCCCCGGTTAAGCGCCATTGCCGAAGTACCACAGGCCGGAGCCGCTAACAACGCCAGTCAGACACTGGTAGGTAACAATGCGGCTTCTGTGCAGGTAGGTCTGCCGAACGGTTTCGACCTGAACGGCGGGGCTACGGATATTCGCCAGCAGGCTGGTTATCCGGGGGCTACCGGTTCGGGTACGGACATTGCGCCACTCGGTAACTACTCTCGGCCACGGATTTCGGTCTATCTGAAACGGGCCGGTACGCTGATGGTTCTGACCTATCCTGAAACGGAACTGTTGCTGGCCGAAGCTAAAGTACGCGGCTGGAACGTGTCGGGTACGGCTGCCGACCATTACAAAAATGCGTTGATTGGTGCAATGACTTCACTGTCGCAACTGGATGCCACGGCAACCATTGCTACCGAAACCGCCACTGCATTCGCCACGGCTCACCCGCTGGACGTATCGTCCACGGATGCTTCGCTGAAGGCAATCAATACGGAGTACTGGAAAACGACCGGATCGATGTTTAACTTCATCGAGACCTGGAACAACTGGCGTCGGTCAGGGTATCCGACGCTGACCCCGGTCAACTATCCCGGTAACGTAACTAACGCGACCATCCCACGCCGGATGATCTACCTCTCGACTGAAAACGTAACTAATGCCGCGAACTATGCGTCGGCAGTAACGACGCTGACGGGTGGTGATCTGCTTACCAGCCGGGTTTGGTGGGATAAATAG